The stretch of DNA GGTCATCGCCTGCTCGAGCACCATCCCGAGCGAGCGGGCAGGACTCCAGCGGCCTGCCAGCGCGACGACGGCGGGACCTAGCTCGTATCCTTGGGCACCGTGCAGCAGGTAGCTCCGGTCGGCCAGCGTCGCGACGATGCCATGGGCCGTCGAGACCGCGACTCCCATCTGCTTCGAGAGCGCGGTGACGCCGATGCCCGGTGACCGTCCGACCACCTCGAGGGCATCGAGGGCGCGGTGGATGGACTGGATTCCCGAGCCCGCTCCGGCGCCCGCTGCACGCGTGGTCATGCCGGGAAAACGTAGCCAGGTGCTTCGACGGGAACAAACCCTCTTCGACGATGTCGAAAGCTCATGATCGCACCTTGCCATAAAAGTGCATGAATATATACTTTTGAAATCGCAGCGCTGAAGCTGCCCCGCATCACGCGGAGACCTCCGACATCGACGTCGAGAAAGGTGAGACCGGATGGCAATCGACCGGACTGTGCGGGAGCGGCCTTCAAGGCCGGATGGGAGCGGTAGCACTCCCCCTCCGCCTCAGCAGGAACGCAAGACGGTGCGCAGTTCAGCTGCTCCCCGCATCCGCCAGAACAGCGTCTGGTTCCGGGTGCGGAAAGAGAAGAGCGCCTATCTCTTCCTCGCTCCGGGGCTCATCATCTTCTCGCTCTTCACCGTCTTCGCTCTCCTCTTCGCGTTCTATCTGACGTTCCACGAGTGGAGCATCATCGAGCCCGAGAAGCCCTTCGTCGGCTTCGACAACTACGCGCGACTGGCCGGAGACGAGACCTTCCTGCGCTCGGTGCTCAACACCTTCTACTTCACCGGCGCCTCGGTGCCGCTCGGCATGATCATCGGACTCGGCCTCGCACTGCTGCTCAACCAGGCGATCCGAGCCCGCGGACTGTTCCGTGCGATCTTCTTCCTGCCGCAGGTCACCCCGTTCGTCGTCGTCGCGATCATCTGGAAGTGGCTCTACAACGGCGACTTCGGCCTCATCAACTACTACCTGCTCGAGGCGGGCATCATCCGGGAGCCGCTGCTGTGGCTGTCGGATCAGAACCTCGCGATGCCGGCGGTCGTGCTCATGAGCGTCTGGGCGAGCGTCGGCTTCTCGATGGTGATCTACCTCGCCGGCCTCCAGGGAGTGCCGGAGGAGCTGCACGAGGCGGCGAAGGTCGACGGGGCGAACGCCTTCCAACGCTTCTTCAACGTGACCATCCCGCAGCTGGCACCGACCACCCTGTTCCTCGCGGTGATGGGAGTCATCGGGTCGCTGCAGGTCTTCACTCAGATCTTCATCATGACCCGAGGCGGCCCCGTCGAGCGCACGACGACGATGGTCTATTACATCTACCAGGCCGCCTTCAAATTCTTCGACATGGGGTACGCGAGCACCCTCGCCTTCGCCCTCTTCGCGATCACACTCGTGTTCACGATCATCCAGCTGCGGATCAACAGGAAGGTGACCGACTGATGGCCGTCACGCTCGTCGAACCCGAACTCAAGCCGGCGTCTGCGCAGGGCCGCAAGCCGTCGCTGCGACGGCGCGTCGCGCACCTGCCGATCTACGTCGTCCTGATCATCGGGGGCGTCATCTTCGCCGCCCCCTTCGCCTGGCTCATCAGCGCGTCGTTCCAGACGTCGGGCGACATCTTCTCGTGGCCTCCTAAGTGGATCCCCGAGAACCCGACGTTCGACGGATACATCAGCTTCTTCACCGAGACCAATGCCGCTCAATGGTTCCTGAACAGCACATTCGTCGCCGGCTCGGTCACCTTCCTTCAGCTGTTCTTCAATTCGCTGGCTGCGTTCGTCTTCGCGAAGCGCAAGTTCCCGGGCCGGGACATCATCTTCATCCTCGTGCTGGCGACGATGATGGTGCCGCCGCAGGTCACCATGATCCCGAACTACCTGATCCTGCAGCACTTCCCGTTGTTCGGCGGCAATGACCTGCTCGGACAGGGCGGCCACGGCATGCTCGACTCGTATTGGGGCCTCATCCTCCCCGGCGCGGTGAGCGCGTTCGGCATCTTCCTGCTCCGCCAATTCATGATGGGCATCCCGGACGAGCTGCTCGACGCGGCGCGCATCGACGGCGCGTCCGAGTTCAAGGTGTATCTGCGGATCATGCTGCCGCTGTCGCGTCCCGTGCTCGCCGCAACCGCGATCTTCACCTTCATGTCGGCGTGGGAGGACTTCCTCTGGCCGCTGATCATCCTCTCCGACGAGTCGAAGTTCACCGCGCCGCTCGGCCTGGCGATGTTCGTCCAGAAGAACCAGACCGACTGGGGACTCCTGCTCGCAGGATCGGTGATCGCCACCCTCCCGATGGTGATCATCTTCATCATCTTCCAGCGTCAATTCATCCAGGGCATCGCGATGAGCGGGCTCAAAGGCTGACCCTCCAGGACGAGAACGGAGATCATCGATGATGCAACGACGCCTCATCGCGGCAGGTCTGGTCGCAGTCACCACGATCGCGGTGGCCGGATGCTCGTCGGCGGCGCCGCCGATCTCGCCGGCCGACATGAGCGGTGAGCTGCGCCCCATCGTGGTCGCGGACGCTCCCGTGTCGCTCTCGAGCGACCAGGAGGAAACCGTCGTCTGGCCCATCTGGGGATCGGCATTCGTCCCCGACGAGGTGGTCACGATGACGGGGCGCTTCGAACCGGGCGGGGACGCTGCGAGCGGCGTCGTCGTCGCAGGGCCCGGTGAGCCCGAGGAACGGGTCGCCGTCGCGATCGTCGCATCCGACGGCGCGTGGACCGCGCGGGAGACCGCCGGAGAGGACGTGGTTCAGGAGAAGGCCGTCGCGGGCGATGTCGCGTCGCCGCTCACCGTGACCGTCACCCGCGAGCAGGTCATGGTGAACGCCGGCGACGAGGAGATCACCACGCTCGACCTCGCTGCTCCCCTCGGCGGAGCGGGCGAGGCCGTCGGCTTCTACGCCTACCTCGAGCCGGGTGCCACCCTCGACCTCGTCGAGCTCGACTCGTCGCAGCCGCTGCCCACCCACTCCGATCTCGGCACCCCGCTCCGCGAGCTGGCCGATGAACGCGATTTCGGGATCGGCACGGCGCTCGACATCTGGCCGCCGCTGCACGACATCGAGTTCGAGTCGCTGCTCGGTGAGCAGTTCAACGCCGCGACCCCCACCGAGTTCTATTGGGCTACGACCCGCGGCGAGGACGAGGACTTCTTCTTCGTCCCCGCAGACCTCAGTGTCAACTACGCGACCGTTCACGAACTCGACCTGACGGGGATGTTCCTCGTCTGGGACTTCGAGCTGCCCGAATGGGTGATGGAGATCGCCGAGTCGGGCGACGTCGACGAGCTCGGCGACGTCTACGACGAGCACATCAGCACCCTCGTCTCGCGCTACGCCGACCAGGTCGACACGTGGGTCGTCGTGAACGAGGCCATCTGGG from Herbiconiux sp. L3-i23 encodes:
- a CDS encoding carbohydrate ABC transporter permease; this encodes MRSSAAPRIRQNSVWFRVRKEKSAYLFLAPGLIIFSLFTVFALLFAFYLTFHEWSIIEPEKPFVGFDNYARLAGDETFLRSVLNTFYFTGASVPLGMIIGLGLALLLNQAIRARGLFRAIFFLPQVTPFVVVAIIWKWLYNGDFGLINYYLLEAGIIREPLLWLSDQNLAMPAVVLMSVWASVGFSMVIYLAGLQGVPEELHEAAKVDGANAFQRFFNVTIPQLAPTTLFLAVMGVIGSLQVFTQIFIMTRGGPVERTTTMVYYIYQAAFKFFDMGYASTLAFALFAITLVFTIIQLRINRKVTD
- a CDS encoding carbohydrate ABC transporter permease: MAVTLVEPELKPASAQGRKPSLRRRVAHLPIYVVLIIGGVIFAAPFAWLISASFQTSGDIFSWPPKWIPENPTFDGYISFFTETNAAQWFLNSTFVAGSVTFLQLFFNSLAAFVFAKRKFPGRDIIFILVLATMMVPPQVTMIPNYLILQHFPLFGGNDLLGQGGHGMLDSYWGLILPGAVSAFGIFLLRQFMMGIPDELLDAARIDGASEFKVYLRIMLPLSRPVLAATAIFTFMSAWEDFLWPLIILSDESKFTAPLGLAMFVQKNQTDWGLLLAGSVIATLPMVIIFIIFQRQFIQGIAMSGLKG
- a CDS encoding endo-1,4-beta-xylanase; this translates as MMQRRLIAAGLVAVTTIAVAGCSSAAPPISPADMSGELRPIVVADAPVSLSSDQEETVVWPIWGSAFVPDEVVTMTGRFEPGGDAASGVVVAGPGEPEERVAVAIVASDGAWTARETAGEDVVQEKAVAGDVASPLTVTVTREQVMVNAGDEEITTLDLAAPLGGAGEAVGFYAYLEPGATLDLVELDSSQPLPTHSDLGTPLRELADERDFGIGTALDIWPPLHDIEFESLLGEQFNAATPTEFYWATTRGEDEDFFFVPADLSVNYATVHELDLTGMFLVWDFELPEWVMEIAESGDVDELGDVYDEHISTLVSRYADQVDTWVVVNEAIWGPAELDGGDPQYADTVWNDVLGEEHIERAFRAARTADPDAELMYNETGAEELGPKSDFLYAMVKDFLERDVPIDTVGLQFHIESTDPPDMESVQQNLQRFADLGVDVRITELDVVIDGDSEDREQLQADIYSGVLDACLAVDGCTGYTTFGFSDRYSWDELGEAMPLMFTADYEPKPAYFALQDALRG